From one Agathobaculum sp. NTUH-O15-33 genomic stretch:
- a CDS encoding response regulator transcription factor, with product MKILIVDDELPIKDYIAYCIRESGAACEAVVSASSGAAALRLLEQQAADLVLTDITMPRMDGLELLAQIRARWPQTDVVMLTCHDDFAFARSAMQQGAADYILKSEIEPDTMRTLLERVAEKRLREHPEQIVTRRLSFGRYLDQALSDPAVDLLDRETVRAYLLSYKLGDYFVCLFRYNKSMLDGLAKMRFPWIRWQWTLPLEDGDIFVLADLARGMSGSEQQRRLAEFCAALRACAEEPVGASGIYHDETGLKRALLDARRNLSRDFYRGTVEPPQNPIDNETALKQMFVFRNNAINALAGRDWTSFREQTEGLFAFACERQVPAERLKRVLCFIAEMAAESAQATTVLLAKIVGAAHLEELQQMFGEFAEKLEQNDRRYSENIESALSYIRQHFRDNITLQDAAKAAFLNTEYFSRRFKKEVGVNFSEYLLTLRMQEAQRLLRTTKLRVSEIAEQVGIPNVSYFTSVYKKQFGGTPAESRKH from the coding sequence GTGAAAATTCTGATCGTCGACGATGAATTGCCGATCAAAGACTATATTGCGTACTGCATCCGCGAATCAGGCGCGGCGTGCGAAGCGGTGGTCAGCGCGTCGTCCGGAGCAGCCGCGCTGCGGCTGCTGGAGCAGCAGGCGGCCGATCTGGTGCTCACCGATATCACCATGCCGCGCATGGACGGGCTGGAGCTTTTGGCACAGATCCGCGCGCGTTGGCCGCAGACCGATGTGGTCATGCTGACCTGCCACGATGATTTTGCGTTTGCCCGCAGCGCCATGCAGCAGGGCGCCGCCGATTATATTTTAAAAAGCGAGATAGAACCCGATACCATGCGCACCCTGCTGGAACGGGTCGCGGAAAAGCGGCTGCGCGAACATCCGGAACAGATCGTGACGCGGCGGCTGTCGTTCGGGCGGTATCTGGATCAGGCGCTGAGCGATCCGGCCGTCGATCTGCTGGATCGTGAAACCGTGCGCGCCTACCTGCTCAGCTATAAACTGGGCGATTATTTTGTTTGCCTGTTCCGTTACAATAAATCCATGCTGGACGGTCTGGCCAAAATGCGTTTTCCGTGGATTCGCTGGCAATGGACGCTGCCGCTCGAGGACGGCGATATCTTTGTGCTGGCCGATCTGGCGCGGGGCATGAGCGGCAGCGAACAACAGCGGCGGCTCGCTGAATTTTGCGCGGCGCTGCGCGCCTGCGCAGAGGAGCCGGTGGGGGCCAGCGGCATCTATCATGACGAGACCGGACTCAAACGCGCCTTGCTCGATGCAAGACGCAACCTATCGCGTGATTTTTACCGAGGGACCGTGGAACCGCCCCAAAATCCCATTGATAATGAAACGGCGCTCAAGCAAATGTTCGTATTCCGCAACAATGCGATCAACGCGTTGGCCGGGCGGGATTGGACAAGCTTTCGCGAACAGACGGAAGGTTTATTCGCTTTTGCGTGCGAGCGGCAGGTGCCCGCCGAACGGCTGAAACGGGTGCTGTGCTTTATCGCGGAAATGGCGGCGGAGAGCGCGCAGGCGACGACCGTGCTGCTGGCTAAAATCGTCGGCGCGGCGCATCTGGAGGAGTTACAGCAGATGTTCGGCGAGTTCGCGGAAAAGCTGGAGCAAAACGACAGGCGGTATTCGGAAAACATCGAATCGGCCCTAAGCTATATCCGGCAGCACTTTCGAGACAATATCACGCTGCAAGACGCGGCCAAGGCGGCTTTTCTCAATACGGAGTATTTCAGCCGCCGTTTCAAAAAAGAGGTGGGCGTAAACTTTTCCGAATACCTGCTCACGCTGCGCATGCAAGAGGCGCAGCGGCTTCTGCGGACGACAAAGCTGCGCGTCAGCGAAATCGCCGAACAGGTCGGCATTCCCAACGTCAGCTATTTTACATCGGTATATAAAAAGCAGTTTGGCGGCACACCGGCGGAAAGTCGCAAGCACTGA
- a CDS encoding sensor histidine kinase: protein MKILIFRRVFVYNILILLGALCLVLVLTFRFVLEERGNARVDLLQQISEINISNRRTMIRVMSHIYEEIEPYFVFRSAPADLPENEVNDLLGEIQKQAATFGCDYTIDVVLNDKRVYSSYAHSDAWLKSMMQSYWYIKHFSGESVTSWNLRVQDAKNLDSYSLCYAHTLYDGQGAPIGVILLGSSPSSPSSLFRTYQKLLDGGSTIYILDENGIVISHSNSSMIGVWLYTVEAFTRQYKLGSYTLTKKAGRALMVSSYRDPDSGWIFVEEQPVGEFFLSYSRIILITLLVVMAAFLLSILQSYWSIRRISRPLIECARHMALIRGDQFALMPVQRQYREVEVLSTGYNAMLTRIRNLIGSIKAEEDEKRRIEFAFLQAQINPHFLRNTLMNVKGLIVTGQRARALEMLSAFMDMLNIPIKADLHGHSLHDEIEYVRRYLTLMECRYGREFHCSAYIEEGLEQFMIPPLILQPLIENAIFHGLAVLDETEGAIVLTACRSGGNIVLSVEDNGGGMPPGQLRHIWEPEEGRRRSINSIGLKNVLSRVKYVFGERSHIDIESEEGKGTTVRIVIVREEDKP, encoded by the coding sequence ATGAAGATACTGATATTTCGACGTGTCTTTGTGTACAATATTCTGATTTTGCTGGGCGCGTTGTGTCTGGTGCTGGTCTTGACCTTCCGCTTCGTGTTGGAGGAACGCGGCAACGCGCGGGTCGATCTGTTGCAGCAGATCAGCGAGATCAATATCAGTAACCGCCGCACCATGATCCGTGTCATGAGCCATATCTATGAGGAGATCGAGCCTTATTTTGTATTCCGGTCAGCACCGGCGGATCTGCCCGAGAACGAGGTGAACGATCTGCTTGGCGAAATACAGAAGCAGGCCGCCACCTTTGGCTGCGATTACACGATCGACGTGGTGCTCAACGATAAACGGGTGTACTCCTCGTACGCGCATTCCGACGCATGGCTGAAAAGCATGATGCAATCCTACTGGTATATCAAGCATTTCAGCGGAGAAAGCGTGACCTCTTGGAACCTGCGCGTGCAGGATGCGAAGAATCTGGACAGCTACAGCCTGTGCTACGCGCACACGCTGTATGATGGGCAGGGCGCGCCGATCGGCGTAATCCTGCTGGGCTCGTCGCCGTCGTCGCCGTCGTCGCTGTTCCGCACCTATCAGAAGCTGCTGGATGGCGGCAGCACGATTTACATACTGGATGAAAACGGGATCGTCATCAGCCACTCCAACTCAAGCATGATCGGCGTGTGGCTGTACACGGTGGAAGCGTTCACAAGGCAATATAAGCTTGGCTCGTATACGCTGACCAAGAAGGCCGGGCGGGCGCTGATGGTGTCGAGCTACCGCGACCCGGACAGCGGTTGGATCTTTGTGGAAGAACAGCCGGTCGGCGAGTTTTTTCTTTCATACAGCCGGATCATTCTGATCACGCTGCTTGTCGTTATGGCGGCCTTTCTACTTTCCATTCTGCAAAGCTATTGGTCAATCCGGCGGATTTCGCGCCCGCTGATCGAATGCGCAAGGCATATGGCGCTGATCCGAGGCGACCAGTTCGCCTTGATGCCGGTGCAGCGCCAATACCGCGAGGTCGAGGTGCTGAGCACGGGCTATAACGCGATGCTGACACGCATCCGCAACCTAATCGGCAGCATCAAGGCGGAGGAGGATGAAAAGCGCCGCATTGAATTTGCCTTTTTGCAGGCGCAGATCAACCCGCATTTTTTGCGCAATACGCTGATGAACGTGAAGGGATTGATCGTTACGGGGCAAAGAGCGCGGGCGCTGGAAATGCTCTCCGCGTTTATGGATATGCTGAATATTCCCATCAAGGCCGATCTGCATGGACACAGCCTGCATGATGAGATCGAATATGTACGCCGCTATCTCACGCTGATGGAATGCCGCTATGGGCGGGAATTCCACTGTTCGGCCTATATTGAAGAAGGTCTGGAACAGTTCATGATTCCGCCGCTGATCCTGCAGCCGCTGATCGAGAACGCCATCTTTCACGGGCTGGCCGTGCTGGATGAGACGGAGGGGGCGATCGTGCTTACCGCCTGCCGCTCTGGGGGCAACATCGTGCTTTCCGTGGAGGATAACGGCGGCGGCATGCCGCCCGGCCAGCTCCGGCATATCTGGGAACCGGAGGAAGGCCGCCGGCGGTCGATCAACAGCATCGGCCTGAAAAACGTGCTCAGCCGGGTCAAATATGTGTTTGGCGAACGTTCGCATATCGATATCGAAAGCGAGGAGGGCAAAGGCACGACCGTTCGCATCGTGATCGTGCGGGAGGAGGATAAACCGTGA
- a CDS encoding sulfite exporter TauE/SafE family protein, which yields MTVYFLIAICATTVGALTGMGGGVIIKPALDLLGGYNAATIGVLSSITVFAMSIVSIAKQLRQKTPVPGAIALPLAIGSVIGGTVGERILKALITLLGDNHAVVVTQNICLSILIGVVFLYMLHKNNLPTLQVSGLLPSSLVGVLLGFFSSFLGIGGGPINVALLIFLFSLSTKTATVCSIITILFAQISKLATVLLTTGFAPFDLSMLPVMVAGAVAGGWLGARLNKQLSEKTVERAFNAVQLLVLAACLCNIVRNL from the coding sequence GTGACGGTGTATTTTCTCATCGCGATTTGCGCGACCACGGTCGGCGCGCTGACCGGCATGGGTGGCGGCGTGATCATCAAGCCCGCGCTCGATCTGCTTGGCGGCTATAACGCGGCGACGATCGGTGTGTTATCCTCCATCACCGTGTTTGCGATGTCGATCGTATCCATCGCCAAGCAGCTACGCCAGAAAACGCCGGTGCCGGGCGCTATCGCGTTGCCGCTGGCAATCGGTTCGGTGATCGGCGGCACGGTGGGCGAGCGCATCCTCAAAGCGCTGATCACCCTGCTGGGGGACAACCACGCGGTCGTGGTCACGCAAAACATTTGCCTGAGTATTTTGATCGGCGTGGTTTTTCTCTATATGCTGCACAAAAACAATCTGCCCACCTTACAGGTAAGCGGACTTCTGCCCTCCTCGCTCGTCGGGGTGCTGCTTGGTTTTTTTTCCTCTTTTCTCGGCATAGGCGGCGGACCGATCAACGTGGCGCTGCTCATTTTTCTTTTTTCCCTCAGCACCAAAACGGCTACCGTATGCTCGATCATCACGATCCTGTTTGCGCAAATTTCCAAGCTCGCCACCGTTTTGTTGACAACTGGCTTTGCTCCCTTCGATCTGAGCATGCTGCCCGTTATGGTTGCGGGCGCGGTCGCGGGCGGATGGCTGGGCGCGCGGCTGAATAAACAGCTTTCCGAAAAGACTGTGGAACGTGCGTTCAACGCCGTACAACTGCTCGTTTTGGCGGCTTGCCTATGCAACATCGTACGCAATCTGTAA
- a CDS encoding 4Fe-4S dicluster domain-containing protein — protein MRNFETDVQFLKYRVLKEVAGRAYDGNLMESYYEIPKIISPGPKATMRCCIYKERAIAQERVRLAMGGDRRNPNVVEVIPIACDECPVERYQVSESCRGCISQRCIKNCPKHAITKSKSGKAIIDPDMCIECGRCAKVCPYGAITEHVRPCERSCKVGAIRMNEEKKAEINIDKCIACGACVYQCPFGAIMDKSFMVDAINIIRNARDGENYRTVAIVAPALAAQFEDCSLGQVVTGIQALGIDYVVEAAMGADMVADKETDELAEKGFLTSSCCPAFVSYIQKQVPEMSDKISHNLSPMAEIGRYVKINGEMPVKTIFIGPCTAKKAERQKPTVDLWIDCVLTFEELQAMLDAREIELNQLDETPLADASPWGRIFGRSGGLTEAVLQAVKEKKLDFEVKAEVCNGIEECKLALLKAKAGKLDKNFIEGMACVGGCVGGACSLNHEPKSRVKVDQYGKKAEKQEIKTAIEEYKVQV, from the coding sequence GTGCGTAATTTTGAAACCGATGTACAATTTTTGAAATACCGCGTGCTCAAAGAGGTCGCCGGCCGTGCGTACGACGGCAACCTGATGGAGAGCTACTACGAGATTCCTAAGATCATTTCGCCCGGCCCCAAGGCGACCATGCGCTGCTGTATCTACAAGGAGCGCGCGATCGCGCAGGAGCGCGTGCGTTTGGCGATGGGCGGCGACCGCCGCAACCCGAACGTGGTCGAGGTCATCCCGATCGCGTGCGACGAATGCCCGGTCGAGCGCTATCAGGTCAGCGAATCGTGCCGCGGCTGTATTTCGCAGCGCTGCATTAAAAACTGCCCCAAGCATGCCATTACCAAATCTAAAAGCGGCAAGGCCATTATCGATCCTGATATGTGCATTGAATGCGGCAGATGCGCCAAGGTCTGTCCCTATGGCGCGATCACCGAGCATGTGCGCCCGTGCGAACGCTCGTGCAAGGTCGGCGCGATCCGCATGAATGAGGAGAAAAAAGCCGAGATTAATATCGATAAGTGTATCGCGTGCGGCGCGTGCGTCTACCAGTGCCCGTTTGGCGCGATTATGGATAAATCCTTTATGGTCGATGCGATCAACATTATCCGCAACGCGCGCGACGGTGAAAACTATCGCACGGTCGCGATCGTCGCGCCCGCGCTGGCCGCACAGTTTGAGGATTGCAGTCTCGGTCAGGTGGTGACCGGGATTCAGGCGCTCGGCATCGACTATGTCGTGGAAGCCGCCATGGGTGCCGACATGGTTGCCGATAAGGAGACCGACGAGCTGGCTGAAAAGGGCTTTTTGACTTCGAGCTGTTGCCCTGCGTTTGTTTCTTACATACAAAAGCAGGTGCCCGAGATGAGCGACAAGATCTCGCATAACCTTTCGCCCATGGCCGAGATCGGCCGCTATGTAAAGATCAACGGCGAAATGCCGGTCAAGACCATCTTTATCGGCCCGTGCACGGCCAAAAAGGCCGAACGCCAGAAGCCGACGGTCGACCTGTGGATCGACTGCGTGCTCACCTTTGAGGAACTGCAAGCCATGCTGGACGCGCGCGAGATCGAACTGAACCAGCTCGATGAAACGCCGCTGGCGGACGCTTCCCCTTGGGGCCGCATCTTTGGCCGCTCGGGCGGCCTGACCGAGGCCGTGCTGCAAGCGGTCAAGGAAAAGAAGCTGGATTTCGAGGTCAAGGCCGAGGTGTGCAACGGTATCGAGGAATGCAAGCTGGCGCTATTAAAGGCCAAGGCCGGCAAGCTGGATAAGAACTTTATCGAGGGTATGGCCTGCGTCGGCGGCTGCGTCGGCGGCGCGTGCAGCCTAAACCACGAACCGAAAAGCCGCGTGAAGGTGGACCAGTACGGCAAAAAGGCCGAAAAACAGGAAATTAAAACCGCGATCGAAGAATACAAGGTACAAGTTTAA
- a CDS encoding FumA C-terminus/TtdB family hydratase beta subunit, producing MAHYDLHTDQLKDMAPRLRAGDTVSLTGTVYTARDAAHKKIVAAMDAGEKLPFDLNGAAIYYAGPTPAKPGQVIGSIGPTTSGRMDPFAPRLLDAGLACMIGKGVRSKAVEEAMARCGAVYMVAIGGAGAAKAASIKNVEVIAYDELGCESVKRLTVENFSAIVSQDCMGGNLYREGMEKYKR from the coding sequence ATGGCGCATTACGATTTACATACCGACCAGCTAAAAGATATGGCTCCCCGTCTGCGGGCGGGCGACACGGTCAGCCTGACGGGCACCGTGTACACCGCGCGCGATGCCGCGCATAAAAAGATCGTCGCCGCGATGGACGCGGGCGAAAAGTTGCCCTTTGATCTAAACGGCGCAGCCATATACTACGCCGGTCCGACACCGGCAAAACCCGGTCAGGTGATCGGCTCGATCGGGCCGACGACCTCGGGCCGCATGGACCCGTTCGCGCCGCGCCTTCTGGACGCGGGGCTTGCCTGCATGATCGGTAAGGGCGTGAGAAGCAAGGCCGTGGAAGAAGCCATGGCGCGATGCGGCGCGGTGTATATGGTCGCGATCGGCGGCGCGGGCGCCGCTAAGGCGGCCAGCATCAAAAACGTGGAAGTGATCGCCTATGACGAGCTGGGCTGCGAGTCGGTCAAACGGCTCACGGTGGAAAATTTCAGCGCCATCGTTTCGCAGGACTGCATGGGCGGCAACCTGTACCGCGAAGGCATGGAGAAATACAAAAGATAA